The proteins below are encoded in one region of Stieleria sp. JC731:
- the map gene encoding type I methionyl aminopeptidase: MLQKQRKLILDSSGRDAMRRAGRVNAMLMDYIRPHVKVGAKTGDLDEMIHQWTIDNGHRPATLGYQNFPKSCCISRNEVICHGIPGDEVLTEGDIVNVDITTIVDGWHGDQSETFLIGKVDDQKREVTQCAFDCMHMAIEALEPGCPVSVIGETIVPAAHKRGFTVVREYVGHGLGKQFHLDPSIPHFPNRQSKIDRLYPGMCFTVEPMINAGTRYARCDKNDGWTVRTKDGRPSAQFEHSVLMTEDGPEILTQCSEGPHKGHEFKC, from the coding sequence ATGCTGCAAAAGCAACGCAAATTGATCCTCGATTCGAGCGGACGCGACGCGATGCGCCGCGCTGGACGCGTCAACGCAATGTTGATGGACTACATCCGACCTCACGTCAAAGTCGGCGCGAAGACCGGTGATTTGGACGAAATGATTCACCAATGGACGATCGACAACGGTCATCGTCCGGCCACATTGGGGTATCAGAACTTTCCCAAAAGCTGCTGCATCAGCCGCAATGAAGTGATCTGCCATGGGATTCCTGGCGACGAAGTTCTCACCGAAGGCGACATTGTCAACGTTGACATCACGACCATCGTAGACGGCTGGCACGGCGACCAAAGCGAAACGTTCTTGATTGGCAAAGTCGACGATCAAAAACGTGAAGTCACCCAGTGCGCTTTCGACTGCATGCACATGGCAATCGAAGCATTAGAGCCTGGCTGCCCCGTTTCGGTGATTGGCGAAACCATCGTTCCCGCAGCCCATAAACGCGGCTTTACCGTCGTTCGTGAATACGTCGGCCATGGACTCGGAAAACAATTCCATTTGGATCCTTCGATCCCTCACTTTCCAAACCGCCAAAGCAAAATCGATCGCCTGTACCCCGGCATGTGTTTTACCGTTGAGCCGATGATCAACGCCGGCACTCGATATGCCCGTTGTGATAAAAACGACGGTTGGACAGTGCGAACGAAAGATGGCCGCCCGTCGGCACAATTTGAACACAGCGTGTTGATGACCGAGGACGGTCCGGAGATCCTGACGCAGTGCTCTGAAGGTCCTCACAAAGGCCACGAGTTCAAGTGCTAA
- a CDS encoding ThuA domain-containing protein: protein MLHSLRAWFALSLVCLLSVSSFAADKKLKVLLVAGGCCHDYKTQTTLLKEGIEARVSSEVTVVFNPSSGTDTRFEIYESDDWADGYDVIVHDECSAAVTEKPYVERILAAHKNGVPAVNLHCAMHSYRWGDFRNPVEKGADNAAWYEMIGVQSTGHGPKIPIDISFESDNPIVKGLKPWTTIDEELYNNVQVFSGTSVLVRGDQIQPPSRRALKDNPDAEPTKATAVIGWTNLYGPEQTRIFSTSLGHQNGTVEDARYLDFIARGLLWSTGNLNDDGTANPAVAK, encoded by the coding sequence ATGCTTCATTCGCTTCGTGCTTGGTTTGCGCTGTCGCTCGTCTGCCTATTGAGCGTCTCGTCGTTTGCCGCAGACAAAAAACTGAAGGTCTTGTTGGTCGCCGGCGGTTGCTGCCATGACTACAAAACTCAAACAACGTTGCTAAAAGAAGGGATCGAAGCACGCGTCTCTTCCGAAGTGACTGTCGTCTTCAATCCGTCCAGCGGTACCGACACGCGGTTCGAGATCTATGAATCAGATGATTGGGCCGATGGGTACGATGTCATCGTTCATGACGAGTGCTCGGCTGCAGTCACCGAGAAGCCCTACGTCGAACGAATTCTTGCCGCACACAAAAATGGCGTTCCGGCAGTCAACTTGCACTGCGCGATGCATAGCTATCGTTGGGGTGACTTTCGCAATCCTGTCGAAAAGGGTGCCGACAACGCTGCTTGGTACGAAATGATCGGCGTGCAGTCGACGGGCCACGGTCCTAAGATTCCTATCGATATCAGCTTCGAATCAGATAATCCGATTGTCAAAGGCCTGAAACCTTGGACCACAATCGACGAAGAGCTTTACAACAATGTGCAAGTTTTCTCAGGCACTTCGGTCTTGGTTCGCGGTGACCAGATTCAACCGCCAAGCCGACGTGCACTGAAAGATAATCCCGATGCTGAACCGACCAAGGCAACCGCTGTGATCGGTTGGACCAATCTATATGGTCCCGAGCAAACGCGGATATTTAGCACCTCGCTGGGCCACCAAAACGGAACCGTTGAAGACGCCCGTTATTTAGATTTCATCGCTCGAGGATTGTTGTGGTCCACCGGAAATCTGAACGATGATGGTACGGCCAATCCAGCTGTCGCAAAGTAG